A single region of the Brassica rapa cultivar Chiifu-401-42 chromosome A03, CAAS_Brap_v3.01, whole genome shotgun sequence genome encodes:
- the LOC103862451 gene encoding uncharacterized protein LOC103862451, producing the protein MDDLAKQILTRPIQLADQVVKAGDEATINKQECAEIKSKTEKLAALLRQAARASSDLYERPTRRIIDDTENVLQKALTMVQRCRDDGYIMRLFNIIPAAAFRKMISQLENSVGDVSWLLRVSTPAGNDDDEGVGYLGLPPIAANEPILCLIWEQIAVLMTGSPDDKADAAASLASLAKDNPRHVKLIIEEGGVNPLLKLVKEGKIDGQENAARTIGLLGRDPESVEQMIQAGVCSVLANILKEGSMRVQAVVAWAVSELVDGNHAKCQELFAQNNVIRLLVSHLAFETVQEHSKYAVVAGRATSMHHAVVMASKTNTSSKENLLPALHEEEDNEMNPLPNQMHSIIKTTMAMKSVKSVTGDDEKPPPEKSYSGISKPFSAAHQSRNASVTRGRELEDPATKAYMKAMAARALWKLAVGNATICRVITESRALLCFAVLLEHGDEETKYNTAMAIMEITAVAEENADLRRSAFRRTSSACKAVVDQLFRIVENADAGSELLIPCVKSIGNLARTFKSAETHMIVPLVKLLDDGEPELAAEVAVALGKFTTEDNFLRKEHSKTIIDAGGSKLLVQLAYFGENGAQIPALILLSYVAMNVPDSEQLAKDEVLTVLERASKQGNVIEEEDMEHLLYEAKSRLELYQSRGARGFHV; encoded by the coding sequence ATGGATGATCTAGCCAAGCAGATACTGACACGACCGATTCAACTCGCAGACCAAGTGGTCAAAGCCGGAGACGAAGCCACAATCAACAAGCAAGAATGCGCCGAGATCAAGTCCAAGACGGAGAAGCTCGCCGCTCTCCTCCGCCAAGCAGCGCGTGCGAGCTCCGACCTCTACGAGCGCCCCACGCGCCGTATCATCGACGACACTGAGAACGTTCTCCAGAAGGCATTGACCATGGTCCAGAGATGCCGCGACGACGGCTACATAATGCGCCTCTTCAACATCATCCCCGCCGCGGCATTCCGGAAAATGATCTCTCAGCTGGAAAACTCCGTCGGCGACGTCTCGTGGCTCCTCCGTGTCTCGACTCCCGCCGGTAACGACGACGACGAAGGGGTCGGTTACTTAGGTCTCCCTCCCATCGCTGCCAACGAGCCGATCTTGTGTTTGATCTGGGAGCAAATCGCGGTTCTGATGACCGGTTCGCCGGATGATAAAGCCGACGCCGCGGCGTCCTTAGCATCCTTAGCGAAAGACAACCCTAGACACGTGAAGCTAATCATAGAGGAAGGTGGAGTCAACCCTCTGTTGAAGCTAGTGAAAGAAGGAAAAATCGACGGCCAAGAAAACGCGGCGAGGACGATCGGGCTGTTGGGCCGAGACCCGGAGAGCGTGGAGCAGATGATACAAGCTGGTGTTTGTTCAGTGCTCGCGaatattttaaaagaaggtTCGATGAGGGTCCAAGCCGTTGTGGCTTGGGCCGTTTCTGAGCTTGTCGATGGGAACCACGCCAAGTGTCAAGAGCTGTTCGCTCAAAATAACGTTATCCGCCTTCTCGTGAGCCATTTAGCGTTTGAGACGGTTCAAGAGCATAGCAAATACGCGGTCGTCGCGGGTAGAGCCACGTCGATGCATCACGCCGTCGTGATGGCGAGCAAAACTAATACTAGTAGTAAAGAGAATCTCCTCCCCGCGCTGCACGAGGAGGAAGATAACGAGATGAATCCATTGCCGAATCAGATGCATAGCATCATCAAGACCACGATGGCGATGAAGTCGGTTAAATCCGTTACCGGCGACGACGAGAAACCGCCGCCGGAGAAGAGCTACAGCGGAATCAGCAAGCCGTTCAGCGCGGCGCATCAGTCGCGAAACGCGTCGGTGACGCGAGGGAGGGAGCTCGAGGATCCGGCGACGAAGGCCTACATGAAGGCGATGGCGGCGAGGGCGCTGTGGAAGCTCGCGGTGGGAAACGCGACGATCTGCCGAGTCATCACCGAGTCGAGAGCCTTGCTCTGCTTCGCGGTTCTGCTCGAGCACGGAGACGAGGAGACGAAGTACAACACGGCCATGGCGATAATGGAGATCACCGCCGTGGCGGAGGAAAACGCCGATCTGAGAAGATCCGCGTTCAGACGCACTTCCTCGGCGTGCAAAGCGGTCGTTGACCAGCTGTTCCGAATCGTTGAAAACGCAGACGCGGGATCCGAACTGCTCATCCCCTGCGTTAAGTCCATCGGGAACTTAGCTCGGACGTTCAAGTCCGCGGAGACGCATATGATCGTGCCTCTGGTGAAACTCCTCGACGACGGAGAGCCGGAGCTAGCGGCGGAGGTGGCAGTTGCGCTAGGGAAGTTCACGACGGAGGATAACTTCTTACGGAAGGAGCATTCGAAGACCATCATCGACGCAGGAGGATCGAAGCTGCTCGTGCAGTTAGCGTACTTCGGGGAGAACGGAGCTCAGATTCCGGCGTTGATTCTGCTGAGCTACGTGGCGATGAACGTGCCGGACAGCGAGCAGCTGGCTAAAGACGAAGTGCTGACGGTGTTGGAGAGGGCGTCGAAGCAAGGGAATGTGATAGAGGAAGAAGACATGGAACATTTGTTGTATGAAGCTAAGAGTAGACTTGAGCTTTATCAGTCACGAGGAGCCAGAGGCTTCCATGTATGA